The following proteins come from a genomic window of Sorghum bicolor cultivar BTx623 chromosome 3, Sorghum_bicolor_NCBIv3, whole genome shotgun sequence:
- the LOC8068001 gene encoding ubiquitin-conjugating enzyme E2 36, with amino-acid sequence MANSNLPRRIIKETQRLLSEPAPGISASPSEENMRYFNVMILGPAQSPYEGGVFKLELFLPEEYPMAAPKVRFLTKIYHPNIDKLGRICLDILKDKWSPALQIRTVLLSIQALLSAPNPDDPLSDNIAKHWKANEVEAVETAKEWTRLYASGA; translated from the exons ATGGCCAACAGCAACCTCCCGCGGCGGATCATCAAG GAGACGCAGCGGCTGCTCAGCGAGCCAG CACCGGGGATCAGCGCGTCGCCCTCGGAGGAGAACATGCGCTACTTCAACGTTATGATCCTTGGGCCGGCGCAGTCGCCCTATGAAG GGGGAGTTTTTAAGCTTGAACTCTTTTTACCCGAGGAATATCCAATGGCTGCCCCAAAG GTTAGGTTTCTGACCAAGATTTATCATCCCAACATTGACAAG CTTGGTAGGATATGCCTCGACATTCTCAAGGACAAATGGAGCCCGGCACTTCAGATTCGCACGGTTCTTTTGAG TATACAGGCTCTCCTGAGTGCGCCAAATCCAGATGACCCTCTTTCCGATAACATTGCAAAGCACTGGAAAGCCAATGAGGTAGAAGCTGTTGAAACAG CCAAGGAGTGGACTCGCCTGTATGCGAGCGGTGCATGA